In a single window of the Pseudohongiella acticola genome:
- a CDS encoding nitrite/sulfite reductase codes for MYRYDNYDHQMLADRVAQFRDQTSRYLAGQLSDSEFLPLRLQNGLYVQRLAPMLRIAIPYGMLSSTQLRKLAHIADYYDKGYAHLTTRQNIQFNWPALAEVPDILAHLAEVEMHAIQTSGNCIRNTTTDQFAGVSADEVEDARAYCEIIRQWSTFHPEFAYLPRKFKIAVCGTRRDQAATQVHDIGLYIVRNDAGDIGFRVLVGGGLGRTPVIGSEICEFLPQQHLLSYLDAILRVYNREGRRDNKYKARIKILVKESGVDNFRDKVEAEWQAIKDGPMTLTQDEVERCRAFFHDPAYKDLPAQSDTLKQALSSDVMFAAWYQQNVAAHKKQGYAIVTICVKKTGFAPGDLDSAQMRFVADMADTYSFGEMRIAHTQNIVFADVEQDQLYQLWQNLKTQSLEADNLGLLNDMICCPGGDFCALANAKSIPIAESIQRRFSHEELRDIGSVSLNISGCMNACGHHHVGNIGILGVDKKGEEYYQVSLGGSADNNTALGKIVGPAFSQDEIPVVIEKIVAVYKKSREPQEAFLNTYNRIGMEPFKDALYGSKDKSRSAQGAAS; via the coding sequence ATGTATCGATATGATAATTACGACCACCAGATGCTGGCGGATCGTGTCGCACAATTCCGGGACCAGACCAGTCGCTACCTGGCTGGCCAGCTCAGCGATTCTGAGTTTCTTCCGCTACGTCTGCAAAATGGTCTTTATGTCCAGCGGCTCGCACCCATGCTGCGCATTGCCATCCCCTACGGCATGCTCTCCTCGACGCAATTGCGCAAACTGGCGCACATTGCAGATTACTACGACAAGGGTTATGCCCACCTGACCACGCGGCAAAACATTCAGTTCAACTGGCCTGCACTGGCCGAAGTGCCTGACATTCTTGCGCATCTGGCAGAAGTGGAAATGCACGCCATTCAGACCAGCGGAAACTGCATCCGCAATACCACCACCGATCAGTTTGCCGGCGTGTCCGCGGACGAGGTCGAAGACGCCCGTGCCTATTGCGAAATCATCCGCCAGTGGTCAACCTTCCACCCCGAATTTGCCTACCTGCCCCGCAAATTCAAGATTGCTGTCTGTGGTACTCGCCGCGACCAGGCTGCCACTCAGGTACACGATATCGGCCTGTATATTGTGCGCAATGACGCCGGCGACATAGGTTTTCGTGTGCTGGTCGGTGGCGGTCTGGGTCGGACGCCAGTCATTGGCAGTGAGATTTGCGAGTTTCTGCCGCAACAACACCTGCTGTCTTATCTGGATGCCATCTTGCGGGTCTACAACCGCGAAGGCCGGCGCGACAACAAATACAAGGCGCGCATCAAGATTCTGGTCAAGGAAAGCGGCGTCGACAACTTCCGAGACAAGGTCGAGGCAGAATGGCAAGCCATCAAGGATGGCCCGATGACGCTGACCCAGGATGAAGTCGAGCGCTGCCGTGCTTTTTTCCATGACCCCGCCTACAAAGACCTGCCGGCGCAGAGCGACACCCTGAAGCAGGCGCTGAGCAGCGACGTCATGTTTGCCGCCTGGTACCAGCAGAACGTTGCGGCACACAAAAAACAGGGTTATGCCATTGTCACCATCTGCGTCAAAAAAACCGGGTTTGCCCCGGGTGACCTGGATTCGGCTCAGATGCGTTTTGTTGCTGATATGGCGGACACCTACAGCTTCGGGGAAATGCGTATTGCCCACACCCAGAACATCGTATTCGCTGATGTCGAGCAGGATCAGCTTTATCAACTGTGGCAAAACCTGAAAACCCAGAGTCTGGAAGCTGACAACCTGGGTCTGCTTAACGACATGATCTGCTGCCCTGGCGGCGATTTCTGCGCGCTTGCAAATGCCAAATCAATTCCCATTGCCGAATCCATACAGCGTCGCTTCAGTCATGAAGAGCTACGTGATATCGGCAGCGTGTCGCTGAACATTTCCGGCTGCATGAACGCCTGCGGCCACCACCATGTCGGCAACATCGGCATTCTGGGCGTCGACAAGAAAGGCGAAGAGTATTATCAGGTGTCACTGGGCGGTTCTGCCGACAACAACACCGCGCTCGGTAAAATCGTTGGCCCGGCATTCTCCCAGGATGAAATCCCGGTGGTGATAGAAAAAATCGTGGCAGTCTACAAAAAAAGCCGCGAGCCACAAGAGGCTTTTCTGAACACCTATAACCGTATCGGCATGGAGCCCTTCAAGGATGCGCTCTACGGCAGCAAAGACAAATCGCGCAGCGCACAGGGAGCCGCCTCATGA
- a CDS encoding DUF934 domain-containing protein, whose amino-acid sequence MSQTLIKDGSISTDNWVLLAADTLGDTQADKLAQHDGDDIIVPLNCWLEIREQLLARPGKTGVWLQSNETPLALAEDLSRLPLIALNFPAFSDGRAYSSARELRQNMGYTGELRAIGDVLRDQLFYMARCGFNAFALRDDQNADAALGALTDFRDAYQASVDRPEPLFRRRA is encoded by the coding sequence ATGAGCCAGACATTGATCAAAGACGGCAGCATCAGCACTGACAACTGGGTCCTGCTCGCAGCCGATACACTGGGCGATACACAGGCGGATAAACTGGCGCAGCATGACGGCGACGATATTATTGTGCCGTTGAACTGCTGGCTGGAGATACGGGAGCAACTGCTGGCACGCCCGGGAAAAACCGGGGTCTGGCTGCAAAGCAATGAAACTCCGCTTGCGCTGGCCGAGGATCTATCGCGCCTGCCATTGATTGCACTCAATTTCCCTGCATTCAGTGACGGCCGAGCCTATAGCAGTGCGCGCGAATTACGCCAGAATATGGGTTATACCGGGGAACTGCGCGCCATCGGGGATGTCCTGCGTGATCAACTGTTCTACATGGCACGCTGTGGATTTAATGCCTTTGCCTTGCGCGACGACCAGAACGCCGACGCCGCGCTGGGCGCCCTGACTGATTTCAGGGACGCCTACCAGGCCAGCGTCGACCGGCCTGAACCACTGTTTCGCCGCCGGGCCTGA